The Elgaria multicarinata webbii isolate HBS135686 ecotype San Diego chromosome 1, rElgMul1.1.pri, whole genome shotgun sequence genome has a window encoding:
- the FASLG gene encoding LOW QUALITY PROTEIN: tumor necrosis factor ligand superfamily member 6 (The sequence of the model RefSeq protein was modified relative to this genomic sequence to represent the inferred CDS: deleted 1 base in 1 codon), which produces MDNEDYRHNKLQAEQQRLYIILTSEVVGVASGLALAPCAVQAGLSYLASEQWVEALRFLLSTKELFSVLGAGAEWGLRAGREHSSDAASELGPTSEERRDRFLHSMHLSDMQQSQHFIYPQVFWTSSSAVSSSDCAPTRLCPNGTVPHQDICLPLPERKKQRHNNRDGTRLCFLVVVLLTLLALTGVGLAMFQIYHLQQELDALRELSTSGHVPQSPEMLKGFLNGSAEKKVKRRAHLTGKANQQSLPLEWESTYGHAFISGVQYENRGLVIDEAGLYFVYSKVFFRGRACTAQPLNHVIFKRNPAYPDIQVLMEDQKMNYCMTMHMWGKSSYLGALFNLSRQDSVYVSVSEVKLVNFEESKTFFGLYML; this is translated from the exons ATGGATAATGAGGACTACCGACACAATAAGCTGCAGGCAGAGCAGCAAAGACTTTATATTATATTGACTTCTGAAG TTGTGGGAGTTGCCTCGGGGCTCGCTCTTGCTCCCTGCGCTGTGCAGGCAGGGCTGAGTTATCTTGCATCAGAGCAGTGGGTGGAAGCTCTGAGG TTTCTGCTGTCAACCAAAGAGCTTTTTTCAGTGTTGGGTGCAGGTGCTGAATGGGGACTCAGGGCAGGAAGAGAGCACTCCTCTGACGCAGCATCTGAGCTCGGCCCAACAAGTGAAGAACGCAGAGACAGGTTTCTTCACTCCATGCATCTTTCTGACATGCAGCAGAGCCAGCATTTTATCTACCCGCAGGTCTTCTGGACAAGCAGCAGTGCAGTTTCTAGCTCTGACTGTGCCCCAACAAGGTTGTGCCCCAATGGGACTGTGCCCCATCAGGATATTTGCCTGCCTTTGCCAGAAAGGAAAAAGCAGAGGCACAACAACAGAGATGGTACACGGCTCTGTTTCCTAGTGGTTGTTCTGCTGACCCTGCTAGCTCTCACTGGGGTTGGGTTAGCAATGTTTCAGATTTACCATCTGCAGCAGGAGCTTGATGCACTGAGAGAG CTTTCCACATCTGGACATGTGCCTCAATCTCCAGAGATGCTCAAAG GATTTCTGAATGGGTCAGCAGAAAAGAAAGTCAAGAGGAGAGCACATTTAACAG GCAAAGCAAATCAGCAATCTCTTCCACTGGAATGGGAAAGTACCTATGGACATGCCTTCATCTCTGGTGTTCAGTATGAAAACAGGGGTCTAGTGATTGACGAAGCTGGCCTCTACTTTGTGTACTCCAAAGTGTTCTTCCGGGGTCGGGCCTGCACCGCCCAGCCTCTTAACCATGTCATCTTCAAGAGAAATCCAGCTTATCCCGACATCCAGGTGCTGATGGAGGACCAAAAGATGAACTACTGCATGACAATGCACATGTGGGGCAAAAGTAGCTACTTGGGTGCCTTGTTCAACCTTTCCAGGCAGGACAGTGTGTATGTGAGTGTCTCTGAAGTTAAACTGGTGAACTTTGAAGAGTCAAAAACCTTCTTTGGTTTATATATGCTTTAG